A section of the Salmo salar chromosome ssa05, Ssal_v3.1, whole genome shotgun sequence genome encodes:
- the LOC106604796 gene encoding zonadhesin-like encodes MATMLTVLILLSIAFAYLSFSGNRTLEPPSSRTEEPSFSGDRTLEPPSSGTEEPSFSGDRTLEPPSSGTEEPSFSGDRTLEPPSSGTEEPSFSGDRTLEPPSSGTEEPSFSGDRTLEPPSSGTEEPSFSGDRTLEPPSSGTEEPSFSGDRTLEPPSSGTEEPSFSGDRTLEPPSSGTEEPSFSGDRTLEPPSSGTEEPSFSGDRTLEPPSSGTEEPSFSGDRTLEPPSSGTEEPSFSGDRTLEPPSSGTEEPSFSGDRTLEPPLSGTEEPSFSGDRTLEPPSSGTEEPSSGVREDHEQQRES; translated from the exons ATGGCGACGATGTTGACCGTCCTTATCCTACTCAGCATTGCCTTTGCAT ACCTGTCCTTCTCAGGTAACAGGACCCTGGAACCACCATCATCTAGAACCGAGGAGCCGTCCTTCTCAGGTGACAGGACCCTGGAACCACCATCATCTGGAACCGAGGAGCCGTCCTTCTCAGGTGACAGGACCCTGGAACCACCATCATCTGGAACCGAGGAGCCGTCCTTCTCAGGTGACAGGACCCTGGAACCACCATCATCTGGAACCGAGGAGCCGTCCTTCTCAGGTGACAGGACCCTGGAACCACCATCATCTGGAACCGAGGAGCCGTCCTTCTCAGGTGACAGGACCCTGGAACCACCATCATCTGGAACCGAGGAGCCGTCCTTCTCAGGTGACAGGACCCTGGAACCACCATCATCTGGAACCGAGGAGCCGTCCTTCTCAGGTGACAGGACCCTGGAACCACCATCATCTGGAACCGAGGAGCCGTCCTTCTCAGGTGACAGGACCCTGGAACCACCATCATCTGGAACCGAGGAGCCGTCCTTCTCAGGTGACAGGACCCTGGAACCACCATCATCTGGAACCGAGGAGCCGTCCTTCTCAGGTGACAGGACCCTGGAACCACCATCATCTGGAACCGAGGAGCCGTCCTTCTCAGGTGACAGGACCCTGGAACCACCATCATCTGGAACCGAGGAGCCGTCCTTCTCAGGTGACAGGACCCTGGAACCACCATCATCTGGAACCGAGGAGCCGTCCTTCTCAGGTGACAGGACCCTGGAACCACCATTATCTGGAACCGAGGAGCCGTCCTTCTCAGGTGACAGGACCCTGGAACCACCATCATCTGGAACCGAGGAGCCATCCTCCGGAGTGCGAGAAGATCATGAACAGCAACGGGAGAGTTGA